From a single Candidatus Thorarchaeota archaeon genomic region:
- a CDS encoding gamma carbonic anhydrase family protein: MVVMTVYEFEGRVPKIGKNTYISPTASVIGLVTLGEECYVAPGAVVKGDYGEIVIGNGTSVQDNVVVHARPGEKTTIGNNVTLGHGCIVHNAIVHDEAVIGMGAIVSDYAVIGEWAVVGEGAVVRSKFEVPPRSIVVGVPAKVIGEIGEHHVKELGDYKEIYKDLAKRYPVGLKKVEYK, from the coding sequence ATGGTAGTCATGACAGTCTACGAGTTCGAAGGACGCGTCCCGAAAATCGGCAAGAATACGTACATCAGTCCAACTGCTTCAGTCATAGGATTGGTCACTCTGGGAGAAGAGTGCTACGTTGCCCCAGGAGCCGTTGTCAAAGGTGATTACGGAGAGATCGTAATTGGAAATGGCACCAGTGTACAGGACAATGTGGTAGTCCATGCCAGACCCGGAGAGAAGACAACTATAGGGAACAATGTCACGTTAGGACATGGCTGTATCGTACACAACGCGATCGTACATGATGAGGCCGTGATCGGGATGGGAGCAATAGTATCGGATTACGCTGTGATTGGCGAATGGGCAGTTGTCGGAGAGGGAGCGGTCGTCCGATCAAAGTTCGAGGTGCCTCCGAGGTCCATCGTCGTGGGAGTTCCTGCAAAGGTCATTGGAGAGATTGGAGAACACCACGTGAAAGAGCTTGGTGATTACAAAGAGATCTACAAGGACCTCGCAAAACGGTATCCGGTTGGTCTCAAAAAGGTCGAATATAAATAA
- a CDS encoding AAA family ATPase, which translates to MLVRLRLQNFRVFKDQTIDFQNDITAIVGPNGSGKTTILEAIEFALFKKTKRKEKDLKLREVIRHGTNKAKVTLTFIAPANTREYTVKRTIFVDRTEAELTDEGSGKVIESTVTQVDKQIIKLLGMDRDAFAALTYVRQGDIDRLSRLPPKKKRETMRDMMGLGIYAHIEGKTRTKIRKYRERLEQIQSEQNHLEEIRKRLPSREEIAAADRALDELTRLTGREDLVQPVKEMVTQVRSSIEEVERQLESPEISRTKAELARLQGLASTLQNVLTQIPLIAEDNLKPRIREEAREIFLSIFGDRYSNLEIGEDYDIRLCNLRGHTVPLRDASGGEDVCVNFALRVAVNTALQKLATEGNESIMRAPSLLILDEPGAGLDSQRRRWLPEAIRGLRSVEQVILVTHMEELRDAAEIVINLVPQGKNRPPRVIVEE; encoded by the coding sequence ATGCTAGTTAGATTACGACTTCAAAACTTCAGAGTCTTTAAGGATCAGACTATTGATTTTCAAAATGACATCACTGCAATCGTCGGTCCAAACGGTTCAGGGAAGACGACAATTCTTGAGGCTATTGAGTTCGCTCTATTCAAGAAGACAAAGAGAAAAGAGAAGGATCTCAAACTCAGGGAGGTCATTCGCCATGGTACCAATAAGGCAAAGGTCACTCTAACATTTATCGCCCCGGCCAATACAAGAGAATATACCGTAAAACGGACAATCTTTGTGGATAGAACCGAGGCGGAATTGACAGACGAGGGCTCGGGAAAAGTAATCGAATCGACGGTGACTCAAGTCGATAAACAGATCATAAAACTTCTCGGAATGGACCGTGACGCTTTCGCAGCATTGACCTATGTTAGACAGGGGGACATCGATAGACTATCACGACTTCCTCCAAAGAAAAAACGAGAGACAATGCGCGATATGATGGGACTGGGAATCTATGCACACATTGAAGGCAAGACCAGAACAAAGATCCGAAAATATCGAGAACGACTCGAACAGATTCAGAGCGAACAGAATCATTTAGAGGAGATCCGGAAACGACTTCCCTCCAGAGAGGAGATAGCTGCTGCGGACAGAGCGCTCGATGAACTTACAAGATTGACCGGTCGAGAGGATCTGGTCCAGCCAGTAAAAGAGATGGTCACGCAGGTCAGAAGTTCGATTGAGGAAGTTGAACGACAACTCGAATCGCCAGAGATCAGTCGAACCAAAGCAGAACTCGCGCGTCTGCAGGGACTGGCATCAACACTCCAAAACGTGCTGACACAGATACCACTGATTGCTGAGGACAATCTCAAACCTCGAATACGAGAAGAGGCACGCGAGATTTTTCTGAGCATCTTTGGAGACCGCTATAGTAATCTGGAGATTGGCGAGGACTACGATATTAGACTCTGCAACCTTAGAGGACATACAGTGCCTCTACGTGATGCCTCAGGAGGTGAAGATGTCTGCGTCAACTTCGCCCTGCGTGTCGCCGTCAATACTGCATTACAGAAACTTGCAACTGAAGGAAATGAGAGCATAATGAGAGCACCAAGTCTCTTGATCCTTGACGAGCCCGGAGCCGGACTTGATTCTCAGAGACGCCGCTGGCTGCCTGAGGCAATCCGAGGTCTCAGATCAGTAGAGCAGGTCATCCTTGTGACGCACATGGAAGAATTACGCGATGCTGCGGAGATCGTGATCAATCTGGTACCACAAGGAAAGAATAGACCGCCGAGAGTGATCGTAGAGGAGTAG
- a CDS encoding FAD-dependent oxidoreductase, with product MRVGIIGNGVSAVTAVRELLKIDSTIEVEIFSDEPHGYYLRPKLIEFLGGRLDKDAIVQFGNDWYAQRGVAFHPSTHVEKIGNDLTVHASDGSGGQFDKILLATGARPFIPPIPGTDKMGMFALRTLNDATAIKNAVSPSSRVLIVGGGVLGIEIAAAVSNLGASPTVISNGGVLLPAQLDAPASALLVKRLDGMGVSIVFDYRCAEILGSEKVTGVISTEGETLDGDVVIAATGVRPNMDVAKASGIPCGRGVTVDDHMQTGVKGIYASGDCSEWNGVCSGIIPSAIDTAKVAAHNMVTPGSRRYNGTVPTNTLKVAGIDLFSIGITSPTTDDYEIRDKTDTQQDRYYKIVLKDNVIVGAIVLGDRKASQRIQRLVRSGEAVSDREGLIPS from the coding sequence TTGCGTGTTGGAATTATAGGAAATGGAGTCTCTGCGGTCACTGCTGTCCGAGAACTGCTCAAGATCGATTCGACAATAGAGGTTGAGATCTTCTCGGACGAGCCTCATGGATATTACCTTCGACCCAAGCTCATAGAGTTTCTGGGTGGGCGTCTCGATAAAGATGCAATTGTCCAATTTGGGAATGACTGGTACGCTCAACGAGGAGTCGCCTTTCACCCATCCACTCATGTAGAAAAAATAGGCAACGACCTCACAGTTCATGCCTCCGACGGGTCCGGTGGTCAATTTGATAAGATCTTGCTTGCGACTGGTGCTCGTCCGTTTATCCCACCCATTCCGGGAACTGACAAAATGGGTATGTTCGCCCTTCGTACTTTGAATGATGCCACGGCCATAAAGAATGCTGTGAGCCCCTCTAGTCGCGTGCTCATTGTTGGTGGCGGTGTTCTGGGGATTGAGATCGCCGCAGCCGTCAGCAATCTTGGTGCCTCCCCGACTGTGATCTCCAATGGTGGTGTGCTGCTTCCTGCACAACTCGATGCGCCCGCCAGTGCACTTCTTGTCAAGCGTCTTGACGGTATGGGAGTCTCAATAGTGTTCGATTACAGGTGTGCTGAGATTCTTGGCTCTGAAAAGGTCACGGGTGTCATCTCCACAGAGGGTGAGACCCTTGATGGTGATGTTGTCATTGCAGCCACTGGTGTCCGACCAAATATGGATGTGGCGAAGGCCTCCGGCATCCCCTGCGGCCGTGGAGTGACCGTTGACGATCACATGCAGACCGGGGTCAAGGGCATCTATGCTTCAGGTGATTGTTCCGAGTGGAATGGGGTCTGTAGTGGGATCATTCCCTCTGCAATTGACACGGCAAAAGTGGCTGCGCATAATATGGTCACACCGGGGTCTCGGAGATACAATGGTACCGTTCCCACCAACACGTTGAAGGTCGCAGGGATCGACCTCTTTTCAATTGGCATCACCTCGCCGACCACTGATGACTATGAGATCCGCGACAAGACCGACACACAACAGGACCGGTACTATAAGATCGTCCTGAAGGACAATGTGATCGTTGGGGCGATCGTTCTTGGTGACAGAAAGGCTTCTCAACGCATTCAGCGGCTTGTGCGTTCTGGTGAAGCGGTTTCAGACCGTGAAGGTCTCATACCCTCCTGA
- a CDS encoding metallophosphoesterase, whose translation MVKIAHISDSHLGAAAFQLTERKEDMRACFQQAIEKALEHKPDILVHTGDLFDSPEPAPEDMQIAIEMFKKVRDARVHAFIVQGNHDLPGKRWDVSPVVALERAGLAITTIEDQHREFRLQINGEQIEVHLVSWGYERTTRGIIDRIRPKGDINLLFTHTLPIKWDEAPIDFDYIGEGHKHDFRLDEDAGIGRPGSTAIVEWRRELGYGRTRGVIVVDVTTNGNKYVTEPLEDVREFNLISGVDITGRSGEDANQYLRDVIKRIRFTSNGGIAVVQVNGIIDSETSAAIKPEELVEYGEQEHNSLLIVIDAKWQVLGTRPIKITRPLDVKRAVREYVEQSQLGSPDEFLEILEEIM comes from the coding sequence ATGGTCAAAATAGCACATATCTCTGACTCACATCTTGGTGCAGCAGCATTCCAATTAACAGAGAGAAAAGAGGATATGAGGGCCTGCTTTCAACAAGCGATCGAGAAGGCACTAGAACACAAGCCCGATATTTTGGTGCATACTGGCGATCTCTTTGACAGTCCGGAACCAGCGCCCGAGGACATGCAAATTGCCATAGAGATGTTCAAAAAAGTCAGAGATGCGAGAGTCCACGCATTTATTGTTCAAGGGAATCATGATCTTCCAGGGAAACGCTGGGATGTGAGCCCGGTTGTGGCTCTTGAACGGGCAGGCCTCGCAATAACTACCATTGAGGATCAGCATAGAGAATTCAGACTCCAGATTAATGGAGAACAGATAGAAGTTCATCTTGTCTCGTGGGGATACGAAAGAACGACCAGAGGGATCATTGACAGGATAAGGCCTAAAGGTGACATTAATCTGCTATTCACTCACACGCTCCCCATCAAGTGGGATGAGGCGCCTATTGATTTTGACTATATAGGAGAAGGACATAAACACGATTTCCGACTTGACGAGGATGCAGGCATTGGGAGACCTGGCTCAACGGCAATAGTTGAATGGCGCAGAGAACTGGGCTATGGCAGAACACGAGGGGTCATTGTTGTGGATGTGACAACAAATGGTAACAAGTACGTTACTGAACCACTTGAAGATGTTCGTGAGTTCAATCTCATTTCAGGCGTAGATATAACAGGAAGATCTGGTGAAGATGCGAATCAGTACCTGAGAGATGTAATAAAGAGGATTCGATTTACAAGCAATGGAGGGATTGCAGTTGTGCAGGTCAATGGTATCATTGACTCTGAAACCAGTGCCGCAATAAAACCAGAGGAACTTGTTGAGTATGGAGAGCAAGAACACAATTCACTATTGATTGTCATCGATGCAAAATGGCAAGTACTTGGAACACGGCCAATCAAGATCACAAGACCACTCGATGTGAAGAGGGCAGTAAGAGAATACGTTGAACAATCACAACTTGGAAGCCCTGATGAGTTTCTCGAAATACTTGAGGAGATAATGTAA